One Gammaproteobacteria bacterium DNA segment encodes these proteins:
- a CDS encoding hydrogenase maturation protease: MTAPRLVIGIGNPSRGDDALGPACIEGLEALAPPHTELLTDFQLQVEYLLDLAGRREVIFVDADAAGPAPFRFAPVAASGGPACTTHAVPPGDILAAYHRHYGTPPPASHVLAIRGYCFDLGAPLSGAAAANLEAALAFLAQRLAADPGTDTAAAPQGPR; this comes from the coding sequence TTGACGGCACCCCGCCTGGTCATCGGCATCGGCAACCCCAGCCGCGGCGATGATGCCCTCGGTCCCGCCTGCATCGAGGGCCTGGAGGCCCTGGCCCCGCCCCACACCGAGCTGTTGACGGACTTCCAGCTCCAGGTGGAGTACCTGCTGGACCTCGCCGGTCGCCGGGAGGTGATCTTCGTGGATGCCGACGCCGCGGGCCCGGCGCCCTTTCGCTTCGCCCCCGTGGCCGCCAGCGGCGGGCCCGCCTGCACCACCCACGCCGTGCCCCCCGGCGATATCCTCGCCGCCTACCACCGGCACTACGGCACGCCGCCCCCGGCGAGCCACGTCCTGGCCATCCGCGGTTACTGCTTCGACCTGGGCGCACCCCTGTCGGGGGCGGCCGCCGCCAACCTCGAGGCCGCCCTGGCCTTCCTGGCCCAGCGCCTCGCCGCCGACCCCGGCACGGACACGGCCGCCGCCCCTCAGGGCCCCCGGTAG
- a CDS encoding TolC family protein, whose translation MSPSPASPMAPWVIALVLLSNTGGAAAATLGEAVTAAYERHPERALVDARQGLAAALENRADQPFAADPAFNLRYDTDAVGAGDGFREWEGGINLPLWWPGQRAAQTQEADRTRDTAAALAAAQRLEVAGEVRQRLWAVALARGTHAEAGRALDSARGLERDVTRRVAAGELARQDLLLARQETAAREDALEQAANRLEQAEGRFQRYTGMDEIPAAHAEMVSQDRELADSHPRLVLAATALERTRAQRRRVAAERRAPADLWLGGVNSRDARGQGFDSSIAVEITVPFGMGAHNAPALAAAESEVTRAAAEARSLRRSLRGTAEAAALELERTRVALDRARQRQDLAAEFLDLRRRAFELGETDLVRLLQARADAVTAHGQLETRRLEAGQAAARLNQALGVIPR comes from the coding sequence GTGTCACCATCACCCGCCAGCCCCATGGCCCCCTGGGTCATCGCCCTGGTCCTGCTGTCGAATACCGGCGGAGCCGCGGCGGCGACCCTCGGCGAGGCGGTGACGGCGGCCTACGAGCGCCACCCCGAACGCGCTCTCGTGGACGCCCGGCAGGGCCTCGCGGCGGCCCTGGAGAACCGTGCCGACCAACCCTTCGCCGCCGATCCGGCATTCAACCTGCGTTACGACACCGACGCCGTGGGCGCCGGCGATGGTTTCCGAGAGTGGGAGGGCGGCATCAACCTGCCCCTGTGGTGGCCCGGACAACGCGCCGCCCAAACCCAGGAGGCGGACCGCACCCGGGACACCGCCGCCGCCCTGGCGGCCGCTCAGCGCCTGGAAGTGGCCGGCGAGGTGCGGCAACGGCTGTGGGCGGTGGCCCTGGCCCGCGGTACCCACGCCGAGGCGGGCCGCGCCCTCGACAGCGCCCGCGGGCTCGAACGGGACGTCACCCGGCGTGTGGCGGCCGGCGAATTGGCCCGCCAGGACCTGTTGCTGGCCCGCCAGGAGACCGCCGCCCGCGAGGACGCTTTGGAACAGGCCGCCAACCGTCTGGAACAAGCCGAAGGGCGTTTCCAGCGCTATACGGGCATGGACGAGATCCCCGCGGCCCATGCCGAGATGGTGTCGCAGGATCGTGAGCTGGCGGACTCCCATCCCCGGCTGGTGCTGGCCGCGACCGCCCTGGAGCGGACACGGGCCCAGCGCCGGCGGGTGGCCGCGGAACGCCGTGCCCCCGCCGACTTGTGGCTGGGCGGAGTGAACAGCCGCGACGCCCGCGGCCAGGGTTTCGACTCATCCATCGCCGTGGAGATCACCGTGCCCTTCGGCATGGGCGCCCACAACGCCCCGGCCCTGGCGGCAGCGGAATCCGAGGTCACCCGCGCCGCGGCTGAGGCCAGGAGTCTCCGGCGCAGCTTGCGAGGCACCGCGGAGGCCGCCGCCCTGGAACTCGAGCGCACCCGCGTCGCATTGGATCGGGCCCGCCAGCGCCAGGATCTGGCCGCCGAGTTCCTGGACCTCAGACGCCGTGCCTTCGAACTCGGCGAGACGGACCTGGTGCGGTTGCTGCAGGCCCGGGCCGACGCCGTCACCGCCCATGGCCAACTGGAGACCCGGCGCCTGGAAGCGGGCCAGGCCGCCGCCCGCCTCAACCAAGCCCTGGGAGTGATACCCCGATGA
- a CDS encoding DUF3240 family protein, with protein sequence MNENCLLNLVVTPEAEDAVADWLLDREEVSGFSSMPIAGHGSSEHAMSLAEQVAGRRRQVLFQIHLGLDDARRLVTTLGEDFHGSGMHFWLTPVLDSGHVA encoded by the coding sequence ATGAACGAGAATTGCCTGCTGAACCTGGTGGTGACGCCCGAGGCGGAGGACGCGGTTGCCGACTGGCTGCTGGACCGCGAGGAGGTATCGGGTTTCTCCAGCATGCCCATCGCCGGCCATGGCAGTTCGGAGCACGCCATGAGCCTGGCGGAGCAGGTGGCGGGACGCCGCCGCCAGGTCCTGTTCCAGATCCATCTCGGTCTCGACGACGCCCGCCGCCTCGTGACCACCCTGGGGGAGGATTTCCACGGCAGCGGCATGCATTTCTGGCTGACCCCGGTGCTGGACTCGGGCCACGTGGCATGA
- a CDS encoding CusA/CzcA family heavy metal efflux RND transporter has translation MLARIVQFALTQRLLMMLAVLVLGGAGWYGFSHTPIDAFPDVSTTQVKIIVKAPGMTPEEVETRITAPIEVEILGIPRQEMLRSVAKYALTDITVDFAAGTDIYWARQQVAERLNAIWGDLPAGVSGGMAPMTTPLGEMFMFTIEGGRLDNMERRDLLDWVIRPALRTVPGVADVNALGGRVRTFEVVPDNARMAARGIDLEALRQALAANNANDGAGRLADGEEALLVRTVGSIETLADVAAIVVKADATEPVRLGDVATVGLGALTRYGAVTQDGQGETVEGLVLGLRGANAREVVSGVKAKLAELAPALPAGVETRVFYDRGRLVERAVGTVSRALGEAIVLVLVLLVLFLGDLRAALTVALILPLAALATFTLMYAFGLSANLMSLGGLTIAIGMLVDAAVVVVENVVTHLARHRDAPRLPRLHVIYRAVREVATPVTSGILIIVIVFLPLLTLQGLEGKLFVPVALTIVFALTASLVLSLTVIPVLASYLLGRVRHDEPWLVRRMLRAYLPVLRWGLDHAGVVLALALTLLVGAGFVYTQVGKAFMPTMDEGDLIVQLEKLPSINLKESIDLDLRVQRALLERVPEITRIVARTGSDELGLDPMGLNETDSFLVLKPRAEWRMADKEGLMAAIREVLADFPGVNYAFTQPIQMRVDEMLTGVRGDLAIKVFGDHQGRLNRTAEAIVAAVSRVEGAEDVFTPRNEGAQYLRLEVDPLAAGRLGLDVATLQAALRAQVEGMDVGIVYEGAKRVPLVIRGPAKVRDSSAVFEGLNLTLEDGRTVPLSGLVSFERTEGPVAIQRERGNRMAVVVANVAGRDLVGFVEEARRRVAAEVELPTGYYYEWGGEFENQQRAARRLSIVVPVAVGLIFLLLFSTFRSVRQAILVLTNVPFAMIGGIVGLWLTGEYLSVPASVGFIALLGIAVLNGVVMVTYFNQLRALGRPLAEVVVEGSRRRLRPVLMTASIAAFGLVPLLFASGPGSEIQRPLAVVVIGGLISSTALTLILLPILYRRFGVATPGT, from the coding sequence ATGCTGGCCCGCATCGTCCAGTTCGCCCTGACCCAGCGTCTCCTCATGATGCTGGCGGTGCTGGTGCTGGGGGGTGCCGGCTGGTACGGCTTCTCCCATACGCCCATAGACGCCTTCCCGGACGTCTCCACCACCCAGGTGAAGATCATCGTCAAGGCCCCGGGCATGACGCCCGAGGAGGTGGAGACGCGCATCACGGCTCCCATCGAGGTGGAGATCCTGGGGATCCCGCGCCAGGAGATGCTGCGCTCGGTGGCGAAGTATGCCCTCACCGACATCACCGTGGACTTCGCCGCGGGCACCGACATCTATTGGGCCCGCCAGCAGGTGGCCGAGCGTCTCAACGCCATCTGGGGGGATCTGCCGGCGGGGGTGAGCGGCGGTATGGCCCCCATGACCACCCCTCTGGGGGAGATGTTCATGTTCACCATCGAGGGCGGCCGACTCGACAACATGGAGCGCCGTGACCTGCTGGACTGGGTCATCCGCCCCGCCCTGCGCACGGTGCCCGGGGTGGCAGATGTCAACGCCCTGGGGGGACGCGTCCGCACCTTCGAGGTAGTCCCCGACAACGCCCGCATGGCGGCCCGGGGCATCGATCTGGAAGCCCTGCGCCAGGCCTTGGCCGCCAACAACGCCAATGATGGGGCGGGTCGCCTGGCGGATGGCGAGGAGGCCCTGCTGGTACGCACGGTGGGCAGCATCGAGACCCTGGCCGACGTGGCCGCCATCGTGGTGAAGGCCGATGCGACGGAACCGGTGCGGCTGGGGGACGTGGCCACCGTGGGCCTGGGCGCCCTCACCCGCTACGGCGCCGTGACCCAGGATGGCCAGGGCGAGACCGTGGAAGGGCTGGTGCTGGGGCTGCGGGGCGCCAACGCCCGCGAGGTGGTATCCGGCGTCAAGGCCAAGCTGGCCGAACTCGCACCCGCCCTGCCGGCGGGGGTCGAGACGCGGGTGTTCTACGACCGCGGCCGGCTGGTGGAACGCGCCGTGGGTACCGTATCCCGGGCCCTGGGGGAGGCCATCGTGCTGGTGCTCGTCCTGCTGGTGCTGTTCCTCGGCGACCTGCGGGCCGCCCTCACCGTGGCCCTCATCCTGCCCCTGGCGGCCCTGGCCACCTTCACTCTCATGTACGCCTTCGGCCTGTCGGCCAATCTCATGTCCCTGGGGGGCTTGACCATCGCCATCGGCATGCTGGTGGACGCCGCGGTGGTGGTGGTGGAAAACGTGGTCACCCACCTCGCCCGGCATCGCGACGCCCCCCGCCTGCCGCGCCTGCATGTCATCTACCGGGCGGTACGCGAGGTGGCCACGCCGGTCACCTCCGGGATCCTCATCATCGTCATCGTGTTCCTGCCGCTGCTTACCCTGCAGGGCCTGGAGGGCAAGCTGTTCGTACCCGTGGCCCTGACCATCGTGTTCGCCCTCACCGCGTCCCTGGTGCTCTCCCTGACGGTGATCCCGGTGCTGGCCTCCTACCTGCTGGGGCGGGTCAGGCACGACGAGCCGTGGCTGGTGCGCCGCATGCTGCGGGCCTATCTGCCGGTGCTGAGATGGGGCCTGGATCATGCCGGTGTGGTCCTGGCCCTGGCCCTGACGCTGCTGGTGGGCGCCGGTTTCGTCTACACCCAGGTGGGCAAGGCCTTCATGCCCACCATGGACGAGGGCGATCTCATCGTCCAACTGGAAAAACTCCCCTCCATCAACCTTAAGGAGTCCATCGACCTGGACCTGCGGGTGCAGCGGGCGCTGCTGGAGCGGGTGCCCGAGATCACCCGCATCGTCGCCCGCACCGGCTCCGACGAGTTGGGCCTCGACCCCATGGGCCTCAATGAGACGGACTCCTTTCTGGTGCTGAAACCCCGGGCCGAGTGGCGCATGGCCGACAAGGAGGGCCTCATGGCGGCCATCCGCGAAGTTCTCGCGGACTTCCCCGGCGTCAACTACGCCTTCACCCAGCCCATCCAGATGCGGGTGGACGAGATGCTCACCGGGGTGCGCGGCGATCTGGCCATCAAGGTATTCGGCGACCACCAGGGGCGCCTCAACCGCACCGCCGAGGCCATCGTGGCGGCGGTGAGCCGGGTGGAGGGCGCGGAAGATGTCTTTACCCCCCGCAACGAGGGCGCCCAATACCTGCGCCTCGAGGTGGATCCCCTGGCGGCCGGGCGCCTGGGCCTCGACGTGGCGACCCTGCAGGCCGCCCTGCGGGCCCAGGTGGAGGGCATGGACGTGGGGATCGTCTACGAGGGCGCGAAACGGGTGCCCCTGGTGATCCGCGGCCCGGCGAAGGTACGGGACTCCAGCGCCGTATTCGAAGGCCTTAACCTCACCCTGGAGGACGGCCGTACCGTGCCCCTGTCGGGCCTGGTCAGCTTCGAGCGCACCGAGGGGCCGGTGGCCATCCAGCGGGAGCGCGGCAACCGCATGGCGGTGGTGGTGGCCAATGTGGCCGGGCGTGACCTGGTGGGCTTCGTGGAGGAGGCGCGACGGCGGGTGGCGGCGGAGGTGGAACTGCCCACCGGTTACTACTACGAGTGGGGCGGTGAGTTCGAGAACCAGCAGCGGGCGGCGCGGCGCCTCTCCATCGTGGTACCGGTGGCGGTGGGGCTCATATTCCTGCTGCTGTTCTCCACCTTCCGCTCGGTGCGCCAGGCCATCCTGGTACTCACCAATGTGCCCTTCGCCATGATCGGCGGCATCGTCGGCCTGTGGCTTACGGGCGAGTACCTGTCCGTACCCGCCTCCGTGGGCTTCATCGCCCTGCTCGGCATCGCCGTGCTCAACGGCGTGGTGATGGTGACCTATTTCAATCAACTCCGCGCCCTGGGACGGCCGCTGGCGGAGGTGGTGGTGGAGGGCTCGCGCCGGCGCCTGCGGCCGGTGCTCATGACCGCCAGCATCGCGGCCTTCGGCCTCGTGCCCCTGCTGTTCGCCAGCGGGCCGGGATCGGAGATCCAGCGCCCCCTGGCGGTGGTGGTGATCGGCGGGCTCATCTCCTCCACGGCCCTGACCCTGATCCTGCTGCCTATCCTCTACCGCCGCTTCGGCGTCGCAACACCGGGGACTTGA
- a CDS encoding efflux RND transporter periplasmic adaptor subunit has translation MRSPVAALFLALPLGVLAQAPELLELSPQQTQAFGIETVAVQPVEHALGQDYPAQVTVPNAQLRVVSTPLDGVVEALLVAEGETVARDQPLARIRSSELLDLQTAYLETRSRRLLAAETLERERQLHSEGIIARRRLLESEARHREQRNAEKRDEQALHLAGMTAEAIRELARNQRLDATLEVRAPLDGVVLEQLATAGQRLMAADPLYRIGHLSPLWVEIHVPLEDLGDVAPGSRVELPAEGIDARIITVGRMVHGTDQGVLVRAEVTRGSERLRPGQFTTARLAREVGGNTLRIPAGAVVRHGGATYVFARHAGGFLPVAATLVMQEGGDALIRAALEPGAAVVSRGTAALKAAWTGDGE, from the coding sequence ATGAGATCCCCTGTCGCCGCCCTGTTCCTCGCCCTGCCCCTGGGGGTCCTCGCCCAGGCCCCCGAATTGCTCGAACTGAGCCCGCAACAGACCCAGGCCTTCGGCATCGAGACCGTGGCCGTACAGCCCGTGGAGCATGCCCTGGGCCAGGACTATCCCGCGCAGGTAACGGTGCCCAACGCCCAGTTGCGGGTGGTGAGCACTCCTCTGGACGGCGTAGTGGAGGCCCTGCTGGTGGCCGAGGGTGAGACCGTGGCCCGGGACCAGCCCCTCGCCCGCATCCGCAGCAGCGAGCTGCTGGACCTGCAGACCGCCTACCTGGAGACCCGCTCCCGACGCCTGCTCGCCGCCGAGACCCTGGAACGGGAGCGCCAGCTCCACAGCGAGGGCATCATCGCCCGGCGGCGGTTGCTGGAGTCCGAGGCCCGTCACCGCGAGCAACGCAACGCCGAGAAGCGGGATGAGCAGGCCCTGCACCTCGCCGGCATGACGGCCGAGGCCATCCGGGAGCTGGCCCGCAACCAGCGCCTCGATGCCACCCTGGAGGTCCGGGCCCCCCTCGACGGCGTGGTGTTGGAGCAACTGGCCACCGCCGGGCAGCGCCTCATGGCCGCCGATCCCCTGTACCGCATCGGCCATCTGTCGCCGCTGTGGGTGGAGATCCACGTCCCCCTGGAAGACCTGGGCGACGTGGCCCCCGGCAGCCGGGTGGAGCTGCCGGCCGAGGGCATCGATGCCCGGATCATCACCGTGGGACGCATGGTCCACGGCACCGATCAGGGGGTGCTGGTGCGGGCCGAGGTGACCCGTGGCAGCGAGCGGCTCCGTCCCGGCCAGTTCACCACGGCACGGCTGGCGCGTGAGGTCGGCGGCAACACCCTGCGGATACCCGCGGGCGCCGTGGTACGCCACGGCGGCGCCACCTACGTCTTCGCACGCCACGCCGGCGGCTTCCTGCCGGTGGCCGCCACCCTGGTGATGCAGGAGGGCGGTGATGCCTTGATCCGGGCCGCCCTGGAACCGGGGGCCGCCGTGGTGTCCCGCGGCACCGCGGCCCTCAAGGCGGCCTGGACCGGGGACGGCGAGTGA